From Loxodonta africana isolate mLoxAfr1 chromosome 2, mLoxAfr1.hap2, whole genome shotgun sequence, the proteins below share one genomic window:
- the ETF1 gene encoding eukaryotic peptide chain release factor subunit 1 isoform X1 — protein sequence MISLIIPPKDQISRVAKMLADEFGTASNIKSRVNRLSVLGAITSVQQRLKLYNKVPPNGLVVYCGTIVTEEGKEKKVNIDFEPFKPINTSLYLCDNKFHTEALTALLSDDSKFGFIVIDGSGALFGTLQGNTREVLHKFTVDLPKKHGRGGQSALRFARLRMEKRHNYVRKVAETAVQLFISGDKVNVAGLVLAGSADFKTELSQSDMFDQRLQSKVLKLVDISYGGENGFNQAIELSTEVLSNVKFIQEKKLIGRYFDEISQDTGKYCFGVEDTLKALEMGAVEILIVYENLDIMRYVLHCQGTEEEKILYLTPEQEKDKSHFTDKETGQEHELIESMPLLEWFANNYKKFGATLEIVTDKSQEGSQFVKGFGGIGGILRYRVDFQGMEYQGGDDEFFDLDDY from the exons ATGATATCGTTGATCATTCCTCCCAAAGACCAGATATCACGAGTGGCAAAAATGTTAGCAGATGAGTTTGGAACTGCATCTAACATTAAGTCACGAGTAAACCGCCTTTCAGTCCTGGGAGCCATTACATCtgtacaacaaagactcaaactTTATAACAAAG TACCTCCAAATGGTCTGGTTGTTTACTGTGGAACAATTGTAacagaagaaggaaaggaaaagaaagtcaACATTGACTTCGAGCCTTTCAAACCAATTAATACATCATTGTATTTGTGTGACAACAAATTCCATACAGAG GCTCTTACAGCGCTACTTTCGGATGATAGCAAGTTTGGCTTCATTGTAATAGATGGTAGTGGTGCACTTTTTGGCACACTCCAAGGAAACACAAGAGAAGTCCTGCACAAATTCACTGTGGATCTTCCAAAGAAACACG GTAGAGGAGGTCAGTCTGCCTTGCGTTTTGCCCGTTTAAGAATGGAAAAACGACATAATTATGTTCGGAAAGTAGCTGAGACTGCTGTGCAGCTGTTTATTTCTGGGGACAAAGTGAATGTGGCTGGTCTCGTTTTAGCTGGATCAGCTGACTTTAAAACTGAACTAAGTCAATCTGATATGTTTGATCAG AGGTTGCAatcaaaagttttaaaattagtTGATATCTCCTATGGTGGTGAAAATGGATTCAACCAAGCTATTGAGTTATCTACTGAAGTCCTCTCCAACGTGAAGTTCATTCAAGAGAAGAAATTAATAG GACGATACTTTGATGAAATCAGCCAGGACACGGGCAAGTACTGTTTTGGAGTTGAAGATACACTAAAGGCTTTGGAAATGGGAGCTGTAGAGATTCTAATAGTCTACGAAAATCTGGATATAATGAGATATGTTCTTCATTGCCAAGGCACAGAAG AGGAGAAAATTCTCTATCTAACTCCAGAACAAGAAAAGGATAAATCTCATTTCACAGACAAAGAG ACAGGACAGGAACATGAGCTGATTGAGAGCATGCCCCTACTGGAATGGTTTGCTAACAACTACAAAAAATTTGGAGCCACATTGGAAATTGTCACAGATAAGTCACAAGAAGGATCCCAGTTTGTGAAAGGATTTGGTGGAATTGGAG